The region CACCAGGGCGGCGCGCACCGACTCCTCGGGAGCATCGACAAACAACTCCAGACCCTGGTACACCCCATCCAGCAGGGCGGTGTCACTGCCCGTGCGGGTTTCCCGCACCAGGCCTTCCAGCCTGCCACGCTCAGGGGTAAATTCAGAGACCACCTCGACCTGCGTGTCAAAACGCACGAAGGCGCTGTGGTCTCGCTCCTTCATGCGAACCACGAATTCCGCAGCGCCGTCGCGGGCACGGGCGATGGCCGCGCCCTTCATGCTGCCGCTCTTGTCCAAGACAATGGCCGCGTACACGGGCATCTCTACTTCATCCAGGGTGCGGACGGAAAACTCGGAAATGGCCCGGTCCTTTTCAAACAGCTTCAACCCCCGCGGGTCCACGGGCACGGGCAAGCCCATGTTGTCCTCCACGGACAACGTCAGGCGGATCGTGGGGAAATCCTCCAGGCTGATGGCAACTACTTTTACCCCCTGAGCCGGCGCCGCCCAGTTCAGGCCGAGCAGCAGTATAATGATGACTAAGGTTTTCTGCATGCATACCTCCGGTTATAACTCGGGCCGCCCGGCCCACGCCGGGCGGCCGGGTCGTTCAGCCCTGATTCACAGAAGCTTAAACTGCAGTTTGACGGTGCCGCAGATAATCTCGTCGCCGTCCTTGAGTTCACGGCTACCTTCGACACGTTGGCTGTTGACGATCACGGGGTTGGTCTGGCTCAGGTTTTCCACGGTGTAGGTGCGCTTGGCGAAAACGATGCGCGCGTGTTTGCGCGATACTGATTCGTCTTCAAGGATGATGTCTCCGGTCACGCGCCCGAGGGTGGTCTCGTATCCCAGGGGATAGCCCTTGCCCTGGTTGGGCCCCACCAATACCACGATCTGGGCCAGGGGATCGGGGACGGCCTTGGTGCGTAGCCCGCCCACGGCCTGGTTGACCTCACGGGTACTCACCTGCCTGGTAGACTTGGGGCCCGCGGATTCCACGGGCGCGGCGGACGCGGCTGAGGGCTGCATGGGCGGGATGACTGACGGAGCCGCTTCGGCAACTGGCGTGGAGGCCCCGGGTTTGCGCAGCAGCACCACCAGCAACACCACCACGATCACCGCGATCAGGCCGATCAGGGCGAACATGAGATAGTCGGGCTTTTCTTTTGCAGGCGGTGGCGGAGTGGTGATTCCCGGCGCCAGTGGCGCGCCGCCGCCGAAACGGTTGCTCTCGCGGATATAGGCTTCCTGGTTTGAAGTGGATATCTGCACGATTCCCACCACCGTGATCTGGGTCTGGGGCGCGGGCAACGTGTTGGCCACCACGCGAATGGTTTTGTCACTGTTGTCCAGCAGTTCATAATAGCCCCGATCACTCGGCGTTGAGGGCGTCACCACGCGCACTACCTCGCCGGTAATCTGCACGGTCAGGTTGTAGTACTTCTGGGGACTGTCCAACACATCGCGCACATACACCTGCTGGGTCTGCTGCGCCGGTAACGTTCCAGCAAACAACACCAGCGCCGTCATCACAATCAAAAATAAGTTGCGTCTCATCTTGCCTCCTGATTGGCTTAAGTTAAACATATTATCACGATTGCAAAGCTATTGCCGCTTTCCGCCGCCCAGGCGTTGCCACAGGCGGCGCAGACGCCCGGGAAGGGGCTGGACTTCCGGCGGACTTATCGCCGCCTGCGGATCCAGGGAAGAAAACACTTCCGCGGAAAACACCACGGGAAAGGGTACGGTCTGCCGCGTACGCCCTTCCTTGCTCTCTACATGGTTGATGTTTTTTTCTGCAATCATCTTCTCAATCCCATAAAAATGCGTTTCCGGCGAGAATCACCGGGGGCGGCGCGGTGGCCAGCCCCCGGGATTGGTCTGATTTGATCCCGCAAACCGGGATACGGGAGCCCGCCCGGTACATGCCGCTGTTGCCGGCGAAACCCGTGGGCGCCGCGGTCCATTTTCGGGCATGTGCTGCAAAGGCGGAAGCCGAGGTTGTTGTTGCGGTTGGACGGGTGGTTGTTGTTGCGATTGGCTGAACGGCAGTTGTCGGCGTTGTTGTTCCAGCTGCCGCCGCGTTTGACGCGGTTGGAGCCTTTGTGGGCTGACCCCAGACGGCATCCCAAAAGAGACACCTCGTTATTGGTGATGCATAGTTTTCCATATGTCCGGAGACACTTTGCATGGATTGGGCCAGCTGGTCTTCCAATATTCCACCTTTGCGGTATTCCCGCACCCGCTGGCCCGCACGTCTGCGCATATAAATACGGTTGCGGGTCCGGAGCCGGATGACTCCCGGGAAAATACGCACCCCCAGAAAATTGATACCATGCAAACAGGGTTGAAGGCGTGTGGCCGCGGGTTTCAAATTTAGCCTCAACTCCCGGTATAGAAAATCCGAGAGCTGATCGCGATATGCTCCGAGTTGCAGTCTGGATTCCCCGAAAAGCAGGAAATCATCCATGTAGCGCAGGTAGCGGTGCGCCCGCAACCCCTGCTTGATAAAATGATCCAGGCGATCCAGGTAGCAGTTGGCAAAGAACTGGGAGGTGAGGTTGCCCACCGGTAATCCGCGTCCCTCGTTTGTGCCCCGGCTGCGGTCGCTGGTTTCCAGGATGCGCGCCGCCAGTTGCAGCAAGCGGTTGTCGGTTGTCTTGCGCTCCAGGATTCGCAACAGAATGCCGTGATCAATGGAGTCGAAGTACTTGTGAATATCCGCCTGGAAATACCAGGGGGAAATCGAGGCGAACCGTTGAGCGGCTTTTACAGCACGATGAGTGCCCTTGCCCACGCGGGATGCGTAGGAGTGAAAGATAAAGCCCTTTTCAAATAAAGGTTCCAGCACACCCACCAG is a window of Candidatus Aminicenantes bacterium DNA encoding:
- a CDS encoding FHA domain-containing protein → MFNLSQSGGKMRRNLFLIVMTALVLFAGTLPAQQTQQVYVRDVLDSPQKYYNLTVQITGEVVRVVTPSTPSDRGYYELLDNSDKTIRVVANTLPAPQTQITVVGIVQISTSNQEAYIRESNRFGGGAPLAPGITTPPPPAKEKPDYLMFALIGLIAVIVVVLLVVLLRKPGASTPVAEAAPSVIPPMQPSAASAAPVESAGPKSTRQVSTREVNQAVGGLRTKAVPDPLAQIVVLVGPNQGKGYPLGYETTLGRVTGDIILEDESVSRKHARIVFAKRTYTVENLSQTNPVIVNSQRVEGSRELKDGDEIICGTVKLQFKLL
- a CDS encoding VWA domain-containing protein translates to MQKTLVIIILLLGLNWAAPAQGVKVVAISLEDFPTIRLTLSVEDNMGLPVPVDPRGLKLFEKDRAISEFSVRTLDEVEMPVYAAIVLDKSGSMKGAAIARARDGAAEFVVRMKERDHSAFVRFDTQVEVVSEFTPERGRLEGLVRETRTGSDTALLDGVYQGLELFVDAPEESVRAALVLTDGKENRSRHTVDEVTELAKKHRVSIFTIGLGTGVDEVMLKQLAADSGGRYFAAAGPEVLVEIYTTISTLLHARLVVTYETPFAMDDAWHEVRIEIPRGEEIIVGSRSYLSAKESRIPTEKLREIEAGRRSLAQQQRQQQQARERAEQKRRRTLLALGGAVILLLLVLVTVVIQRRRR